In Chitinophaga nivalis, a single genomic region encodes these proteins:
- a CDS encoding thiolase family protein: MQVAYIVDAVRTPIGRYGGALSTIRPDDMLAHVIKGLLKRNPTIDPAVIEDVIAGAANQAGEDNRDVARMAALLAGLPVTVAGNTVNRLCASGMQAIMDAARAVMCGEGDVYVAGGVESMTRAPFVMAKADGPFSRKAEIYDTTIGWRFTNKALADMYHPYSMGETAENVARQWNIGREEQDIFALRSQQQYKQALEAGKWNDEIIPVTITPNKGEAIIFSTDEQPRDTSLEKLAGLRPAFAKDGSVTAGNSSGINDGAAAVLIVSEKALKQFNLQPLAQIKSMAVAGVDPSVMGIGPVPATQKALQRAGLQIHQLDLAELNEAFAAQSLACMKDLGINPDIVNVNGGAIAIGHPLGCSGSRITATLLHEMKRRDGARYGLATMCVGVGQGVAIIYERL, encoded by the coding sequence ATGCAAGTTGCTTATATAGTAGATGCAGTACGTACCCCAATAGGCCGCTATGGCGGAGCTTTAAGTACCATCCGCCCGGACGATATGCTGGCACATGTAATAAAAGGGTTGTTAAAAAGAAATCCCACAATAGATCCTGCTGTCATTGAAGATGTGATTGCCGGCGCTGCCAACCAGGCCGGAGAAGATAACCGCGATGTAGCCCGTATGGCGGCTTTGCTGGCAGGACTGCCGGTAACGGTAGCCGGCAACACCGTTAATCGTTTATGCGCTTCCGGTATGCAGGCTATCATGGATGCTGCCCGGGCAGTAATGTGCGGAGAAGGAGATGTATATGTAGCCGGCGGCGTGGAAAGCATGACCCGGGCCCCTTTTGTCATGGCCAAAGCAGACGGACCTTTCAGCCGTAAGGCCGAAATATATGATACCACCATTGGCTGGCGCTTTACCAATAAAGCCCTGGCAGATATGTATCATCCCTATTCGATGGGAGAAACGGCAGAAAATGTTGCCCGCCAATGGAATATAGGCCGGGAAGAACAGGATATTTTTGCCCTGCGCAGCCAGCAGCAATATAAACAAGCCCTGGAAGCAGGTAAGTGGAACGATGAAATTATTCCGGTAACGATTACTCCCAATAAAGGAGAAGCCATTATTTTTTCAACAGATGAACAACCCCGCGACACCTCGCTGGAAAAACTGGCGGGCCTACGTCCTGCTTTTGCGAAAGATGGTTCTGTTACGGCAGGTAATTCTTCCGGGATCAATGATGGGGCAGCAGCGGTATTGATCGTATCTGAAAAAGCATTGAAACAATTCAACCTGCAGCCATTAGCGCAGATCAAATCTATGGCAGTGGCAGGGGTAGACCCGTCGGTGATGGGGATTGGTCCGGTACCGGCTACTCAGAAAGCCTTGCAGCGGGCAGGTTTGCAAATACATCAACTGGATCTGGCAGAACTGAATGAAGCTTTTGCCGCTCAGTCACTGGCCTGTATGAAGGATCTGGGCATCAACCCGGATATTGTGAATGTCAACGGAGGGGCTATCGCCATCGGACATCCGCTGGGATGCAGCGGTTCCAGAATTACAGCTACTTTATTACACGAAATGAAACGGCGCGACGGCGCCAGATATGGCCTTGCTACGATGTGTGTCGGAGTAGGGCAGGGCGTTGCCATCATATACGAACGGCTTTGA
- the rlmN gene encoding 23S rRNA (adenine(2503)-C(2))-methyltransferase RlmN, whose translation MKSDNKNIRHLSLPALQEYFGSIGEKPFRAKQVYEWVWLRHANSFDAMTNLSKDLRHKLETHFTLPAVTVDTVQKSTDGTIKSRFRLHDNHLVEGVLIPTDTRQTACVSSQVGCSLSCKFCATGYMDRKRNLDYDEIYDEVALINQQALEHYGKKLSNIVFMGMGEPLLNYKNVLQAIERITAPDGLGMSPKRITVSTAGVAKMIRQLGDDKVRFNLALSLHAANDKKRSEIMPINDSNSLKELIEALNYFYKATENEISFEYILFKDFNDSKADADELIKIYRQVPADLVNIIEYNPIDNARFQKPEAQTAEEFMAYLGKNRVNARLRRSRGKDIDAACGQLANKG comes from the coding sequence ATGAAGTCTGACAACAAAAACATCCGGCATTTAAGTTTACCGGCATTACAGGAATATTTCGGATCTATAGGCGAAAAGCCTTTCCGTGCTAAACAAGTATACGAATGGGTATGGTTGCGTCACGCCAATAGCTTTGACGCCATGACCAATCTCTCCAAAGATTTACGTCACAAACTGGAAACACATTTTACCCTTCCGGCAGTAACAGTAGATACTGTACAGAAGAGTACAGATGGTACCATTAAAAGCCGGTTCCGCCTGCACGACAACCACCTGGTGGAAGGCGTGCTTATTCCTACAGATACGCGCCAGACGGCCTGTGTATCATCACAGGTTGGTTGTAGCCTGAGCTGTAAGTTCTGTGCTACAGGCTATATGGACCGTAAACGTAACCTGGATTACGATGAAATTTATGATGAAGTAGCGCTGATTAACCAACAGGCCCTGGAGCACTATGGTAAAAAGCTAAGCAATATTGTATTTATGGGTATGGGAGAACCCCTGCTCAACTACAAAAACGTGTTACAGGCCATCGAACGGATCACCGCTCCGGACGGTCTCGGCATGTCGCCCAAACGTATTACCGTATCTACCGCCGGTGTGGCCAAAATGATCCGGCAGCTGGGCGACGATAAAGTACGTTTTAACCTGGCCTTGTCTTTACATGCCGCCAATGATAAAAAACGTAGCGAAATCATGCCTATCAACGATTCCAACAGCCTGAAGGAACTGATAGAGGCATTGAACTATTTTTATAAAGCCACCGAGAATGAAATCTCTTTTGAATATATCCTCTTCAAGGACTTTAATGATTCAAAAGCAGATGCAGATGAACTGATTAAAATTTACCGGCAGGTACCTGCCGACCTGGTAAACATCATCGAATATAACCCAATTGATAATGCCCGCTTCCAGAAACCGGAAGCCCAGACCGCAGAGGAATTCATGGCATATCTTGGCAAGAACCGGGTGAATGCGAGACTACGCCGCAGCCGTGGTAAAGATATTGACGCTGCCTGCGGACAACTGGCCAACAAAGGCTGA